CCTACCACTGACATCCTCATGTATGTAAACAGCGATGTTGATATGCATGTGTTTCTCAGCACTAAAGCCTGCTTATGCTATTAGAGAGAATGTTTATTAAAGTACTTACCTGTAACACATCAGCGGAGTGGCTTATAGCTTTTATGATGACAACACCAATATGATAAATGACAGAAATGTACAAAAAGCAGATTATAATTTATTCTAAGAATCCGAATAATCTAAGGGTGCCCTTTTGATAcggttgtgtttgacaaccatgAGAAGACGTCACCTGTTCGGTGATGGTCTCAACTGTATTTTTAGAGGGCAGTGTTTTGAAAAGAGGGGGCGTTCAATTTGCCTAATTCAACGGCTTAGTcttgtggaagttccagaatggaatcgcttacagcacctttaaatgtacAGCCAGTTTAAATGTGTCTGGAATTTTCAGTTTGGAATGGAATCTTACTTCAACATTCCATTTCATCTTATTTTATAGGTGCACGGGAGAACAGCACCTGAAGTTCCAAGGAATCGATTACTCATCCTGGGGTTTATGGCAGAACCATGCCGCTCTTATAATCATGACATTGATTTTTCTCATCATTGCTTACATCAAGCTCAGATTCATTAAGAAGTTCTCGTAAAGGTTCTGATTGTGTCAAACATTAGCCTTATGAATCACCACACCGTCTGGACAAGCAATGTTCTTCCAAACGTCTAACGTAGCACACGCAATACTATTCAGTCGCTAGGCTATAATAAATGCTGCCTTCACATGCAATCAGAATGATCCTACTTCGCACTtctcaagtgctttgttgtcggaaaCGTGGAGGACACCAGTTTCATTCGTgtatatttcttggggaactcttattttgacatcgAAATAAATGCTAGCCAAGTGGCTGACGAGAATGgaattttggttaaaaaaagaaaatgcaattttctctgtgtaaaaatgttCAATAAGCATCAAATAGTTCCTGATGTACATAAAAAAGCAAACACGAATATGGTAGTTGCATTTTGAAAAATGAATACAACCATCATTCGCTATTGAAACTGTACTCTCCCTCGAAAACTCAAAACtatctcagagtttcccagttGTAATTATGACTTGAGGGGGCATGCATGTGCAACTCCGTGTAGGAAACtcgtatttacatttatgcatttggcagatgcttttatctaaagcgacttacagtgcacttattacagggacaatccccccggagcaacctggagttaagtgccttgctcaaggacacaatggtggtggctgtggggatcgaaccagcgaccttctgcttaacagctcagtgctttagcccacaacgccaccaccactctatagtATTTACGCTAATTCTGATTgcacgtgaaggcagcattagtCCTTCTATACAGTAAGGACATAATGTATGTAGAAATAATGTTTGTGTTTTGACCCCAAGTTTGGGGATAATTTGAAGATCTATtgaatttgcatgtaaaaatgatCAGGGTTTTACCATTTAAACTAATAGTTTAGTACTTAAGATTTAATGTTTCTTTACACGATTAACTCTAATATAAgcgtaaatattaaatgaaacgtATTACATTAGCCATTTGTATCTATTGCTGTTTCTTTGGGGGGGGGTCCATTAGTCCTGTTTCCATGTTGCAAACAGGACGAGGGTAGGATTTTCACATTTCAAAGAGCATGCCTCTGGCAAGACGTGTACGAACCTGGTACCATTCAATCCCTGGAAATCCAGGTCTAATCTATTTTAATGTGGTCTAATCCACCGCCAGCTAACATCAATGAGAAGATTAGAAAACCCCAGTCCTGTGCTATGAGCACACATTTCACTGTGTTTGCTGAAATCCATCGTATCTGTGGGTAATAACGACACAATATCCCTTTATTGTACAGATTAGTGCAGATCTTACTCTGGCATGAGTTATAAATGCTTTGTTAGGGTGCATTTTGATTGGGATCAAGATAAATATGCTTTGTTACCAAATAACGAGGACATTATGAGGTTGGGTggattttatttcaaatgaatgTGATATTATTATAAAGCACCATAAAGCATAGTACATAATAGGCAAGAGTTACAAAGCTATTTACTTAAATTGCAAAAAGGCAAAAATATAGAAAAGATACCATGGACTTTTTATTTTGCTTAAAGGTGACCTgggtcatttctgcaccactactgGCACCAAacgaaaatgtgtttgtttgggacaggactatctgtttgaccaaACAATGGCAGACATTACACTTCACCTTTAGGCACCAGCGAATAGCTTTGTAAATCCTGCCTTGAGAAAAACACACATGGGTTTCCCATGAAATCAGATGCACTCCGAATCGAAGTTTGTTTCAAGTTGTTATAAGTATCAAAATGATTTGAGACCCATAATTATTAAAGTTTAGAATTGATGCATATTATAGACACATATAACAGCACATgcaacacttaaaatgtattaaattaaaaagtaaacaaacaaaaaaaacaaaatatgcacaGCAAaccatatttcatatttcagtgAAAATTGCACTAAAGCTCTTCTagaaaatatatagtaaaaagaTGTGTGTAATCCAAGTTTATACTGTATAGATACAACTATGTGTGACCACATTCATCCTTTGCAATGCTTAATAAGGTATGTGTTATGTTTATGAATAGCTATGCAGGATTGTGCATGCATTTCTTCTGCTTGACCACGTATTGAAAAGAATTGGTCCTTACTGAATATGACCATATAACATCTTCGCAATCTCATTAATCATTACATTCATAATTCTAAATGTCAAATGGCTTTCTTCATAACTGATGAAAAAACTGGAGAAATACAGTCGGTTAGTTAGTGCTTGGATCCAATATCTAACTCTATATATATTTCTAACGCTTTACGTTCTAAGCAGTGCACTCGATCATAGCAAGATACAGAACAAAACTGTGATATAAAGGATTACTTTTTACCAACTTGACCGTTTCAAAGATGAAATAGAGTAGAAGCAAAGAATAGTTAAAGATTATGCTGATAATCTAATATAATGGATATGTCGtttaaggggccgttcagaccgaaaATGATCTTGCATTAAAATAAGCAAGATGCATTGAAACAAAGCGTGACGGGGCATCTAAAAACTTGACACTCAAAGACATTGAAAAACAGTGAGATATGGTGCAACTCATCCATATAGCGCATGTTTACACATAAAACAGCATAgatgtttttttaagcaaaaataaagaaataaaagaataaaatgaCCATAGCCAGTGCACTGCAAAAAGCATTTTCCTTCTGaggatttttgtcttgttttcctgtaaaaataaacattcttcaaacaagatacatttacttgagcatCTAAATGAATTAGTTATATAAAGTGGCAAGTAAAAGTATGGAATTGGAATTACCGGCattcatgaatacatttgtctcaaaatctggtttgatcttcatctaagttacaataacgAGCAAACACAATCTGTTAATAATACACAAAATGGTTGAGTTGTtctttgtacatattgaatacatcattcaaacattcacagcgtaggttggaaaaagtatgcaAACCCCTAGTCTAATGAAGTCAACAAAAGCTAACTAGAGTtatgagttggcaaacctggcatccagttaatgaaacgagtttggaggtgtgggttagagatactttgacttgtaaaaagcactcaaactttttgagtttgctattcacaagaagcatcagcTGATGTGGATCATGCCTCACAAAAGAGGTATCTCAGAAGAGATcatgaattgttgctttgcataaagctggaaagggttacaaaattatctcgaagagcttagatattcatctgtccacagttagacaaactgtctatattgatttagtactgtagctactctctctagaagtggccgtccagccaagattaCTCAAAGGGAACAACACGGAATCCTGAATGAagtaaaaaaagaaccctagagtgacagataaagactagATGGTATCATTTGAACtggttcatgagtctactatacggaaaacattaaacaggcatggtgtccatggtaAGATGccacgaaggaagctgctgctttccaaaacaagtttgccaaagaccactttGACACTCCTCAACGCTACTGGGAAAGTggtttgtggactgatgaaactaaagaTTGAATTGTTTAGGAAGAACATTCAGCACTACGTATGGTGTAAAAAAGGCACcaaataccaacatgaaaacataatcaaaatggtgaagtacggtggagggagcatcatgatttggggcctagaccgcttgccatcattgagggaaaaatgaattcccaagtttatcaagatatccgaCAGGATAATGTCAGAGTGGCTGagcgccagctgaagctcagtagacgttgggtgatgcagcaggacaatgaccctaaacatcgaagtaaatcaactacagaatggcttcaaaaaaggaaaatccaccttttggagtggtccAGTCAGAGCtcagatcttaacccaatagagatacagtggaatgacctcaagagagctggtcacaccagacatcctaagaatatggctgagctgaagcagttctgtaagaatGGTCAAACATTCcctctgaacgttgtgcaggtctaatccgcatctaccagaaacacttggttgaggttattgctgccagagGAGGGTCTGCCAGTTagtaaatccaagggttcacatacttttctttcCACAGAACTGTGGATGTTTAataggatgtgttcaataaagacatgaaagattataactgTACAATTTGATGTAGATGAGAtcatattttatgaccaattaatgcagaaaaccagctaattccaaagggatcACATACTTTTTATTACCACAGTACAATATGTAAAGTATACctcaaatgaaaatgcatttaattattaaCAAATTAATATGTGGTATAAACTAAAATTGAGAATCCACTGACTGATCATAAAAACAAATTAGCTTCATTAGAATATCcaatcaaattattttaaaaaagtaatgaagaaaatgtgacaaaaatctgATGTTTTAGAAAGTCCTTGTTGCTTATTTACAAACACTTCGATTTATCTTCATATTTTCATTATAAAGCATAGGTTGGCTACAGACAAAAGCCCCAATTAACtttaatataaagaaacaaataaatagctTTTGTGTAGGACTATTTAATTCTACAGCTGTGGCCCTGTGGAACAATGGTCAACCCTGAAATTTTGAAACCAACATTCAGAAATTTTACTTCATAGATTTGCCGAATGCACTGCACTAGATATGACCCTTGAGAACAAATTGCGGAACACTTATATACAACTGAAACCCCTCACATATGGGCAGCCCCATTGGCCGCACCATCCGGGACTTCATTGGACAGCGATGAGGGTGAGCGGGAACTGCGTGGGCGGAGCTGAGCGGCTATTGCGATTGGTGTGGCCTGATTGTGGCTGACCTGTGATATTGTGTCATCAGACTCCCAGCGCTCCAGCTCTTCTCTCACCAGCCTGTCCAGCTGCTCCCGATGCGGCTCTGGATCTCTGCCCATCCTCTCATCCTGGAAAAGGAGAGGATGGAATGTTAGCCATGATAAAATAATTGGTAAactttagcatgatgctaatgctgacatttttttttttttttgtctttttaacttTATAAGCATTCAATTTATgtttcaaatgcataaatgtacaaatCGGGGATCTCACACTTACAATATTGACTAATGAATTTCAATGATTTTTGCATGACTTTTCCAATTACTTGGATTACTGGATAAgggttttaaaaattatttatagagACTACACTTACAGAGCAAATTCAAGCCAATTAAATGTTTAAGACCATAGCAAGACTTGAaaaatcagcctgatctcattcaAATTACGATACCGTGGCCACATTTTTGCAAGAAGATATTAAGCGCTGTATTACACTTTTCCCtagagtgaaatgtccagcggggggcgccaaaagtgagtgaaatggtgtcgtaattaGGAGGAATGTTAGATAGaggttttaatgagaaaaatgtaactccctaacctaaacttgaacctaaacctaaccaaaaatgtcctaaaagcaaatgagatgaaaacaaaacagacatccataccattaaccaacatctaaaCCTCAAAGCAAATGcaccattttctgaagcaaccatgtcatttcatgttgcttctatgacactttcgtcttATGTGTCAGCTTGCGTGATTGACTGAACTCGAACCTCAATCTTTCAAATTCAAAGTCCAATAATCTATTAGGTGAGCAACCGAGCAAGCTATTCACATTGTAAATGTAGgttggtctgtaatacaagcgttaaaattaGGGTTGTCGATATAACCAATGTGATGTGTcgagttaattcagtgtgattaatttgacaaataataatgcgttaaaaattaacgcaattaatcgcaatgcccccaaaCCGTAATAAgcaagattcctgagaaatgcaagcttgtagtaccacctgtttactccagagggcagtaaatgaAACTTCATCTGTATGAGCAACaggcagtttatacagtgaagaaacaaccatccagcagcaaaACAACTctaacatgtgttacgttctttctttcaaaacacttgatggatcgcaaatctgaactaagggatctcaagatgtgctcttaagtattaaactatatttaacttgacacagtgaactaaacattttatgtttatgatgcaacgcacccgagacacgacacaagcatgtctgacgcaggtgttcattgacgggtccttaaacaagccctcatagtaaggattttcagacattttcagagATATTGAACTAATTTCAAGCTAATAAAATATTTCAGAGCCCATTATACAGtaactagaaaaaaatatattcactaTGGAAATGtccattgttccaaacctgtataactttctttcctctgtgtaaCACCAAAAAATACATTAGGCAGGACgttagcctcattcaccattcactttcattgcatcgttttttaaatacaatgaaagtgaatagtgactgaggctaacattctgccttacacatctctttttgtgttcacatgtgtttggaacaacatgagggtgagtaaatgatgacataattttttctttttctccccatttggaatgcccaattcctaatgcgctctaagtcctcgtgttggtgtagtgactcgcctcaatccgtgtggcggaggacgaatctcagttgcctccgcttctgagaccgtcaatccgtgcatcttatcacattgcttgttgggcgcgttaccacggagacgtagtgcgtgtggaggctcacgctattctatgcagcatccacacacaactcactacgtgccccaccgagagcaagaaccacgaggaggttaccccatgtgactctaccctccctagcaaccgggccaatttggttgcttaggagacctggctggagtcactcagcacgccctggattcgaactcgcgactccaggagtggtagtcagcatcaatactcgctgagctacccaggccctgatgatgacagaattttgattTTCATGTGATCTCTCCCTTTAAGAGTTTCTTTCATCACCTCCATGACTCCATCCAGGATTCGTCCAAGCACATCTCTCCTCTTCATCTTGGCTCTCTCCATGGCCTCTAACTTCACAATAACCGCATCTATTTTTGACACAATGCTGCCGATAGAATGCTCCATACGGTCCACTCTACGCACAAGCCTGATAAACCACAGGAAACATACAATCCTTACATTTTGAGGTAAAAACAAATCGTGTCATATAAACAATTTGTTAGTACAAATTGTAGAAATTGGCAGTTTTTAAAGCTAGCAGAACATTTTAAACACGTGTTTTGTAGAAGTAGGGATAAGCAAAATTTACACTTGGAACTCCTCATATGACACGCCTCCTGAGCTGCTGCCACGGCGACGAGAGCTGTGTCCGCTGTCCTCATCATCGTCCTCCTCGGAGTCGTCCTGACTGCGGGAGAAGCTCCGGCCACTCACTGGTCTGGGCAGTGAACTGTGCTCCAGATCCAAGTCCTCCTGGCGTGTGTTTAATACATACTAAGAATctgctgcagtgtgtttatttgtccatttactgATTCGGGTAATTGTTTAAATCTTTTCTAAAAGTGTTGTTCTGTCCTCATTTTTGTACAAAGGTGagattcagtttaaacacttcaGCTTCATTTGAAGTCAACCCTTTTGTCTATGCAACTCTACTGtacttgtttttcattttttctgaaaacaaaacatttctaaaaacaaatattgcaCTCCATTAATTTCTATTAGttttctcactcactctctctttctccaggTCATCTCTCATCTGTTGATGTTCATGCTCGGACAGTTCCTGATCTCCATCAAGGTCGTACTTAGCAAAGATGGCTTCAATTTCAGCATCCGAATGGCCCTTTCTACAAGTACACACGAAAACATTagttacaatgtaaaaatgtttttccttGCTGTTCTGTATCACTTTGCTGAAGTAAACATTTCTCACCCTCTgaggtcttgccggagctcatcAAAGCTGAGTTTGCCCCCAGCCTGGTGTAAGTTGTCTGGAATATCATTGACCGAGGTCTTCTTCAGTTTGAGTTTTACCATTGCCCTGTTATAGCCCTGAAACAGAAAGGGGGAAAGATCAAATGTAGATATATTGCAAATTATATAGGTCCATTTCTTGGttgaatttacattttgtttgctCATACCTTCTTGATCAGGTCTGTTATCTCCATCTCTGACCTCTGCTGGGCCATATCAGCTTTCACCTCAGAGTAAGTGTCATTGATGATGGCCAAGAACATATTCtgaacaaatcaaaatataacACATGTAGTGAAAAAAAGACCAtacatagggctgggcgatatgacttGGCAATACGAGATTTTGCTAATtcagcaaattcaatgacattcctCTTGCGGAGCAAATGCTTCACGTGAGTGTTGCGCGCACTATCTCTGGAGAATGCAAATGCACACGAGTCACGCAGGCTTCCCGATATTTTTGCTCCAGAGAGGAGAGCGGACAGTGGGATCATTTCCGGTACTCAACCTAGCTTCTCTCGATATCGCGCTGCAGACCACAAAACTCATTTGAATTATACtgagtttatttttttacataaagcgCTATTAAGGAGGTCAAACGGCTAGACAGCGCGACATTCAAACAGGTACGGTATTGTGTCATGTGGCCAAACAAAGGGTTTTTGAACTCATATCAACCTtattgaaattctgtttgaatgatgttagaTATTAGGAAACAAACCGGCCATGTTTGCCTTCAGGTATTTGTATATTCTCTAAAGACAAGACTAAAATAATTAAGTGCCTATACgtaagtgtttattttcattggctatatatatatatatacatatttttttaaataatattgatcAACCACATATCAGACTGAGACTgtaatgtggcataatgtgaaatttagcaaTATGCTAGTATTTCATTCACTGACTGTACTATCCAAAAAtagacattaaaatatgattattttatatataaaccaATTTTTATGGATTTTCCAGATAACAATTACCATATCCCAATGTATATTGTTATAGTGATATAAaacgagtggtggtggcgtagtggtctaaagcacacatcttgtaagcagaaggttgctggttagatccccacagccaccaccactgtggtggctgtggggaaggcacttaactccaggttgctccagggaattgtccctgtaataagtgctctgtaagccactttggataaaagcccaCCCCTAACTATACACCTAGTTATACCCACTGctaagtaaaaatataaagagtaaatgaattgacattttgacattaCTTTACGATTTATGTTATATTTTGCGTTCTCCTTGTGGTGTTTACCAATAGAATCATGAAGATGAAGAACACAAAGGTGGTGAAATAAATGGGTCCCAACACTCTGTCTGCTTCCTCAATCTCTGAGAAGTCAAAATCTCCCAGAATGATCCGGAACTGGGTGAAACTGTCAACAGGAAACCAAAAACAttataaacaaatgtaataatcatatttaatcacaATCCTTtcacaagaaaaaaatacaataaaactccttaagttttatttatatccctgaaCTTAAACTCCTTTCCCAgttgttgggtaaattacttaaaaatagtaatccactacaaattacaattacttctctaaagttTTTTACTTTAGAGGAAACATTACTTCATGGGAAAAGTAATCGCATTAcaaattatttcacttttaagtTACCATCTAAAACACTTCAcggaaatctttttattttttagtgcAACACCCcaatttgagatttatacttgagcaaattggaaatattcctcctaatattataattattttgtacaatctggcaaccatgcaggCGAGTGCGCTCTTTCTAGCTCTCGCTTTCCACTTTGAACatacttagcgatctgtagtgcaatattctgctcaaggaaaagggTTATACAGCCACCtcgtgtccattcttgaggctgcttgtgatgttcgGTGCTACTCGGTTTGCAGGTAAACCTTATCAgtgatgaaattaaatataaaagtagatctcgtcATCATTGACATGCGGAGGGGTAATCAATTACACGCGAGCAAAAACAAGCTGATGTAGAGTGtgttaaattaaacaataaattaacAAGGAAGTAGATCTGgtcaaataaaatatgtataataagcTCAACCTTTATTCAGTTTAgaaaaagtatctacctttgtagagcaatacaatactttaggcaattgcagaatagtcccatccGTCACATATACACTTTTGTGacaaattgagtacacaactatttctgggcttaaaagatacaaagacCAAATCAACgcggaacattgtatctcaaaaggagtagCTACAATGTATATGCCCGTAATATGCATTACTTAAAGCCCGATGAGGCCACTTTACCAAAACAGATGTCCACTCCAggctttgtgtatatatatatgacgtatttgtgtatatattttcaatatatctcaatgtgtgtgtgtgtgtacatgaatTGTCCTCTTTGTCTGATGCTTTGAAAATTGTATGTTCACAATTCTTGTACACACACATggggatatattttatatataaaaaggcTTTTTACTAAAACACGTCATGATCAACAGGTAAATTGCTGCAATAACACGTTTTACTAACGTAgccttcttaaagggatagttcacccaaaatgttttattctctcatcatttactcaccctcgtggcatcccagatgtgtatgactttctttcttctgctgaacacaaacaaagatttttagaagactatttcagctctgtagctccatacaatgcatggaatggggtccaaaactttgaagctctaaaaagcacataaaggcagcctaaagtAATCCattggactccagtggtttaatccatgtcttctgcagaatctaatctgttttgggtgagaacagaccaaaaactCCTTTTGCACGGTACATTTTAGTATCTGctatctccttggcgatcatgatttcgagctcgattacacttcctagtgccatctagacTTCTGCAcctgcatcaagcactaggaagtgtaattgagcttgaaatcatgaggttgctttgagactgcaatgacaaattgtaaagtaaaaaaggagttacattttggtacatgattggatcgcttcagaagacattgattaaagaactggagacttatggattcattttatgctgcctttgtgtgctttttggagcttcaaagttttggtctccattcacttgtctggacctacatagctgagatattcttctaaaaatctttgtttgtgttctgctgcagaaagaaagaaagagggtgagttaatgatgagaggatttttatttttaggtgaactattcctttacaaaaTCCTAAATCGACAAATCTAAACTGGCTTTGCAGGTTTTGTGTACACATCCTTTTTCATACAAAAACTGTGTTAGGAAACGAGGCCTCCAAACTCACATGCAGGCCTGAAAAGTGCTAAAGTCATCGACTTGAGTTCCAAACACTAAATATGCCAGCTGAGCGTAGGCCAGGAAGACGATGAAGAACATGATGGCGAAGCCCACCAGGTCCTTAGCACAGCGCGACATGGTGGTGGACAGCTGATTCATGGTCTTATTGAAGTTAATAAACTTAAAAAGCTGTGGGGGAAGCAAGACACTTCTGTTTGTTTACACATTCTAATGTAGCAAATAAGGAGTATTACATGTCAAAAGTTGAGACCTCACCTTGACCCATGAGAGGAAGACGATGACAGCAGCCAAATTGTTGAAGTGAACCTGGAGGCGAGCCAGGGGCTCAAAGTTTGGGTATGTACTGTGGTTCTCCAGCAGGAAGTGAAGTCTGTGACTGACCGCTGATGTTCTGCAGATGTTCATGATGATGGCTGGGACACTGAGCTGTGATGTAGAGATggcaaatacaataaaaaaaggcAAACTGTGACACCTACATCAACATGGACCAAAGTGTTGTGCTCAAGAGCACAACATACAGAGGCAGAGATTATAGAAAGTCTTTACTATGAATTATGACTTACCATTACAATGAACACATCTAAGCAGTTCCACAGGCTCTTGAAATAGCGCAAGCGATTCAGGCGGATCTCAAGAACTTCTTCTACCAGGTAATACAGCACAAAGAGGCAGAAGGCCACTTCACAGAAGCCCACAAAGTAGTCCCAGCTGGATACGTAGCGGATTAGACGT
This DNA window, taken from Xyrauchen texanus isolate HMW12.3.18 chromosome 5, RBS_HiC_50CHRs, whole genome shotgun sequence, encodes the following:
- the LOC127643972 gene encoding polycystin-2 isoform X2, whose product is MSSSRVRPQAPQTQAASAASPPPHEGIEMEKMHHAEVGLGVPDETPSPPTSTSRQAWSRDNPGFEPEEGIMEANWPPASPGRGSVSTASSSGSGSFTGISARINRGPYPTPPAQDEHRSCWKRILQKMRVLWDTRLLGESNSNREMYLKTVLREMITYILFLVTLCILTYGMVSTNMYYYTKVMSQLFLDVPLTNGEPTTFKTLSSMEDLWKFTEGPFLNGMYWELWYNNKILPENQSLIYYENLLLGVPRLRQLRVHNESCAIHEDLHDELYECYNIYSPGNEDKAPFGLKNGTAWVYSGERSLGESSYWGQVSTYGGGGYYQDLSRTREKTANQLQELKNNLWLDRGTRAVFLDFSIYNGNINLFCIVRLLVEFPATGGALTSWQFQTVRLIRYVSSWDYFVGFCEVAFCLFVLYYLVEEVLEIRLNRLRYFKSLWNCLDVFIVMLSVPAIIMNICRTSAVSHRLHFLLENHSTYPNFEPLARLQVHFNNLAAVIVFLSWVKLFKFINFNKTMNQLSTTMSRCAKDLVGFAIMFFIVFLAYAQLAYLVFGTQVDDFSTFQACIFTQFRIILGDFDFSEIEEADRVLGPIYFTTFVFFIFMILLNMFLAIINDTYSEVKADMAQQRSEMEITDLIKKGYNRAMVKLKLKKTSVNDIPDNLHQAGGKLSFDELRQDLRGKGHSDAEIEAIFAKYDLDGDQELSEHEHQQMRDDLEKERDLDLEHSSLPRPVSGRSFSRSQDDSEEDDDEDSGHSSRRRGSSSGGVSYEEFQVLVRRVDRMEHSIGSIVSKIDAVIVKLEAMERAKMKRRDVLGRILDGVMEDERMGRDPEPHREQLDRLVREELERWESDDTISQVSHNQATPIAIAAQLRPRSSRSPSSLSNEVPDGAANGAAHM
- the LOC127643972 gene encoding polycystin-2 isoform X1, whose product is MSSSRVRPQAPQTQAASAASPPPHEGIEMEKMHHAEVGLGVPDETPSPPTSTSRQAWSRDNPGFEPEEGIMEANWPPASPGRGSVSTASSSGSGSFTGISARINRGPYPTPPAQDEHRSCWKRILQKMRVLWDTRLLGESNSNREMYLKTVLREMITYILFLVTLCILTYGMVSTNMYYYTKVMSQLFLDVPLTNGEPTTFKTLSSMEDLWKFTEGPFLNGMYWELWYNNKILPENQSLIYYENLLLGVPRLRQLRVHNESCAIHEDLHDELYECYNIYSPGNEDKAPFGLKNGTAWVYSGERSLGESSYWGQVSTYGGGGYYQDLSRTREKTANQLQELKNNLWLDRGTRAVFLDFSIYNGNINLFCIVRLLVEFPATGGALTSWQFQTVRLIRYVSSWDYFVGFCEVAFCLFVLYYLVEEVLEIRLNRLRYFKSLWNCLDVFIVMLSVPAIIMNICRTSAVSHRLHFLLENHSTYPNFEPLARLQVHFNNLAAVIVFLSWVKLFKFINFNKTMNQLSTTMSRCAKDLVGFAIMFFIVFLAYAQLAYLVFGTQVDDFSTFQACIFTQFRIILGDFDFSEIEEADRVLGPIYFTTFVFFIFMILLNMFLAIINDTYSEVKADMAQQRSEMEITDLIKKGYNRAMVKLKLKKTSVNDIPDNLHQAGGKLSFDELRQDLRGKGHSDAEIEAIFAKYDLDGDQELSEHEHQQMRDDLEKEREDLDLEHSSLPRPVSGRSFSRSQDDSEEDDDEDSGHSSRRRGSSSGGVSYEEFQVLVRRVDRMEHSIGSIVSKIDAVIVKLEAMERAKMKRRDVLGRILDGVMEDERMGRDPEPHREQLDRLVREELERWESDDTISQVSHNQATPIAIAAQLRPRSSRSPSSLSNEVPDGAANGAAHM